One Leopardus geoffroyi isolate Oge1 chromosome B1, O.geoffroyi_Oge1_pat1.0, whole genome shotgun sequence DNA window includes the following coding sequences:
- the TSPAN5 gene encoding tetraspanin-5 isoform X2, protein MNEVLMRRKESRGKGVLSNISSITDLGGFDPVWLFLVVGGVMFILGFAGCIGALRENTFLLKFFSVFLGIIFFLELTAGVLAFVFKDWIKDQLYFFINNNIRAYRDDIDLQNLIDFTQEYWQCCGAFGADDWNLNIYFNCTDSNASRERCGVPFSCCTKDPAEDVINTQCGYDARQKPEVDQQIVIYTKGCVPQFEKWLQDNLTIVAGIFIGIALLQIFGICLAQNLVSDIEAVRASW, encoded by the exons ATGAATGAGGTGCtgatgaggaggaaggagagcagagggaag GGAGTTCTGTCCAACATCTCTTCCATCACTGATCTCGGTGGCTTTGACCCGGTTTGGCTCTTCCTTGTGGTGGGAGGAGTGATGTTCATTTTGGGATTCGCAGGGTGCATCGGAGCGCTACGGGAAAACACCTTCCTTCTCAAGTTC TTTTCTGTGTTCCTgggaattattttcttcctggagCTCACTGCTGGGGTTCTGGCATTTGTTTTCAAAGACTGGATCAAAGACCAGctgtatttctttataaacaACAACATCAGAGCGTACAGAGATGACATTGATTTACAGAACCTCATAGACTTCACCCAGGAATAt TGGCAGTGCTGTGGGGCTTTTGGAGCTGATGATTGGAACCTAAATATTTACTTCAATTGCACAGATTCCAATGCAAGTCGAGAGCGATGCGGTGTGCCATTCTCCTGCTGTACTAAAGACCCCGCA gaaGATGTCATCAACACTCAGTGTGGCTATGATGCCAGGCAAAAACCA GAAGTTGACCAGCAGATTGTTATCTACACGAAAGGCTGTGTGCCCCAGTTTGAGAAGTGGTTGCAGGACAATTTAACCATCGTGGCTGGTATTTTCATAGGCATTGCATTGCTACAG attTTTGGGATCTGCCTGGCCCAGAATTTGGTTAGTGATATTGAAGCTGTCAGGGCTAGCTGGTAG
- the TSPAN5 gene encoding tetraspanin-5 isoform X1, translated as MSGKHYKGPEVSCCIKYFIFGFNVIFWFLGIAFLGIGLWAWNEKGVLSNISSITDLGGFDPVWLFLVVGGVMFILGFAGCIGALRENTFLLKFFSVFLGIIFFLELTAGVLAFVFKDWIKDQLYFFINNNIRAYRDDIDLQNLIDFTQEYWQCCGAFGADDWNLNIYFNCTDSNASRERCGVPFSCCTKDPAEDVINTQCGYDARQKPEVDQQIVIYTKGCVPQFEKWLQDNLTIVAGIFIGIALLQIFGICLAQNLVSDIEAVRASW; from the exons tttttgggAATAGCATTTCTTGGAATTGGACTGTGGGCGTGGAATGAAAAA GGAGTTCTGTCCAACATCTCTTCCATCACTGATCTCGGTGGCTTTGACCCGGTTTGGCTCTTCCTTGTGGTGGGAGGAGTGATGTTCATTTTGGGATTCGCAGGGTGCATCGGAGCGCTACGGGAAAACACCTTCCTTCTCAAGTTC TTTTCTGTGTTCCTgggaattattttcttcctggagCTCACTGCTGGGGTTCTGGCATTTGTTTTCAAAGACTGGATCAAAGACCAGctgtatttctttataaacaACAACATCAGAGCGTACAGAGATGACATTGATTTACAGAACCTCATAGACTTCACCCAGGAATAt TGGCAGTGCTGTGGGGCTTTTGGAGCTGATGATTGGAACCTAAATATTTACTTCAATTGCACAGATTCCAATGCAAGTCGAGAGCGATGCGGTGTGCCATTCTCCTGCTGTACTAAAGACCCCGCA gaaGATGTCATCAACACTCAGTGTGGCTATGATGCCAGGCAAAAACCA GAAGTTGACCAGCAGATTGTTATCTACACGAAAGGCTGTGTGCCCCAGTTTGAGAAGTGGTTGCAGGACAATTTAACCATCGTGGCTGGTATTTTCATAGGCATTGCATTGCTACAG attTTTGGGATCTGCCTGGCCCAGAATTTGGTTAGTGATATTGAAGCTGTCAGGGCTAGCTGGTAG